In Panicum virgatum strain AP13 chromosome 4N, P.virgatum_v5, whole genome shotgun sequence, a single window of DNA contains:
- the LOC120669355 gene encoding uncharacterized protein LOC120669355, with protein sequence MRDKVVRQRIDDCDADGGVGDMLHDYHEAHFGEGPQEEEEPEASAKAYFEMLEATQKPLHSHTKVSRLDAIGRLMALKSQFSLSRDAFDSLLTVFGSILPENHITPKSMKEHEKDAYCPKYKASRFLEVDSGDGQPKKQLTIPVKILRYLPFIPRIQRLFMTEEFAQQMTWHKKGVRYNPDKMVHPSDGESWKNFDRIHRDKANEARNLVYSREVSMSNMQGSSVVHLVEEGGQDVKSFMKGVKVTEIAPPIMMGAAIHAQIDALRVNDDGGFVGYGEEHAWTQKSVLWRLPYIDDFLLPHNIDVMHTEKNWGEALFGTVMDISDKTKDNVKARVDLAMLCDRPRYEMRTPGPGRKWKKTQADFVLMMAQKKEALEWIQKLQFPYGYAANLRRGVNLTTM encoded by the exons ATGAGGGATAAGGTTGTGaggcaacgcatcgatgatTGTGATGCTGATGGTGGGGTTGGAGACATGTTACATGACTATCATGAagcacatttcggtgaaggaccacaggaggaggaggagccagaggcatcCGCAAAAGCGTATttcgagatgttggaggctaCACAGAAACCACTTCACAGTCATACAAAGGTTTCTCGGCTGGACGCCATCGGACGGCTAATGGCCTTGAAGTCTCAGTTTAGCCTGAGCCGAGATGCCTTCGACAGCCTGTTGACCGTGTTTGGAAGCATACTTCCAGAAAATCACATTACGCCAAAGTCAAT gaaggagcatgagaaagaTGCTTACTGTCCAAAATATAAAGCCTCTAGGTTCCTCGAAGTGGACTCTGGTGATGGTCAGCCTAAGAAGCAGCTCACGATTCCCGTGAAAATCCTACGCTACCTTCCTTTCATTCCTAGGATCCAACGACtattcatgaccgaggaatTCGCGCAACAGATGACCTGGCACAAGAAAGGTGTTCGATACAACCCTGACAAGATGGTGCATCCATCCGATGGTGAGTCATGGAAGAATTTTGATAGGATTCATCGTGACAAGGCTAATGAAGCTCGTAAT CTGGTGTACTCACGGGAAGTTTCCATGTCCAACATGCAAGGCAGCTCTGTAGTTCATCTGGTTGAGGAAGGGGG ACAAGACGTTAAGAGCTTCATGAAAGGTGTAAAAGTTACAGAAATTGCACCGCCGATCATGATGGGTGCTGCGATTCATGCTCAGATAGATGCTCTCCGAGTCAACGATGACGGTGGTTTTGTTGGGTACGGTGAGGAACATGCTTGGACTCAGAAGTCTGTGCTGTGGAGGCTCCCTTATATTGATGATTTTCTACTTCCACAcaacattgatgtgatgcatactGAAAAGAATTGGGGAGAGGCACTTTTTGGAACAGTCATGGATATTTCTGATAAGACGAAGGACAACGTAAAGGCAAGAGTGGATCTGGCAATGTTGTGCGATAGACCAAGATACGAAATGAGGACTCCTGGACCTGGGAGGAAATGGAAGAAGACACAGGCCGACTTCGTCCTCATGATGGCCCAGAAGAAAGAAGCATTAGAGTGGATCCAAAAGTTACAATTTCCCTATGGATATGCAGCGAATCTTAGGAGGGGTGTGAACTTGACTACTATGTGA